CGGGGAGCGGCGGGTGGAGCTCGGCCCCGGGGACGCGATGACCTACGGCTGCTCGACGCCGCACTGGTGGGCGAACGCGCACGACGGCGTCACGGTGGTGCTCGGCGCGGTCTCGCCGACGGAGAGCTGAGCGCCGCGGGTCACGCGGCCGGCGACGACGCCCCGGGCAGCGCGAGCAGCCGCTCCAGCTCGTCGACGGGCCGCTCGCCGTCGTCCACCCGCAGGTCGACGGCGAGCTGCGGGGGCCAGATCCGCTCGGACGTGGTGCGCGCCACCTGCAGCGCGGCGCTCTGGCGTCCGCGCCGGTCGCCGCCCGCGGCCTCCCCGGCCCGCAGCGCGGCGGCCAGGCGGTGCGCGAGCGCGAGGGCGGGGTCGACGGGCGACACCACGGGCGCGTCGAACGTCTCGGTGAGCGCCTCGGCGAGCTCGGGCTCGAGCGCGGGCGCCTGGGCGGGCACGCCGGTGCCGGAGGTCCAGGCAGCGAGCATCGCGTCGAGCACCTCGGGCCCGGTGAGCAGGTTGCCGACCACGACGACGCCGGGCGCCACGAGCCCGCCCGCCCAGGCCGTGCAGGACGCGCCGGTGCGGTGGGCGCCGCGGCCGTCGGGGGTCAGGGCGGCGACCTGGCGCAGCTCGGGCTCCTCGTCCCAGTCCGGCACCCGGGCGACGGCGGCGGCGGGGGACTCCCCGTCGGCGAGCGCGCCGAGCAGCAGGCCGCGCAGCCGGCGGTTGGTCCACGCCTGGCTGACCGTGACGCCGGCGTGGGGGGCGACGGCGAGCACGGCGTTGCCCGCGGCCAGCGAGCGGCTCGCGGTCGCGGCCCCGAGCAGGCCGGGCTGGGCGACGAGGATCGTGTAGGTCAGGGCGGGCTCCGTGTGTTGCGGTCGTGTTTCGACTCGGCCGAGCGACTTGTCCGATTGTGGGGTGAGGGGTCAGGCTGATGCAACGATCAACATGGTGATGCATCCGCGGGCCCCCCACCGCCGCGGTCGCCCACCCCGAGCCCCCGGAGACCTCATGCGACGACCTCCCGCCCGCAGGGCCCTCACCGCCGGCGTCGCCGGCGCCGCCGCCGGGATGCTGCTGCTCTCCGCCTGCTCCGCGGGCGAGTCCGTCGATCTCGACGGCGCGGACGGCGACGCCACCGGGGCGTCCGACCTGCCGGTGCTCCGGGCCGCGATCGCCGGCGAGCCGGACCAGCTCGACCCGCAGTCGACGTCCTCCTACTTCGCGTTCCAGGTGCTCGAGAACGTGTTCGACACGCTCGTCGAGCCGGACGAGAACCTCGAGATGCAGCCGGCGCTCGCGGAGTCCTGGGAGGTCAGCGACGACCAGCTCACCTGGACGTTCCACCTGCGCGACGGCGTGACGTTCCACGACGGCAGCGACTTCACCGCCGAGGACGTCGTGTACTCCTACGACCGGATCGTCGACGAGGAGCTGTCGAACGCCTGGAAGTTCGCGGCCGTGGCCGACGTCGCGGCCGTGGACGACCTCACCGTCGACATCACGGTGTCGCAGCCGACGCCGAACCTGCTGTCCAACCTGGGCGGGTTCAAGGGCATGGCGATCGTCGAGCAGGGGAACGTCGAGTCGGGCGACATCACGACGGCCCCGATCGGGACCGGGCCGTTCTCGCTCGCGTCGTACTCGCCGGGGGAGTCGATCGACCTCGTGGCGAACCCCGACTACTGGGGCGGGGCGCCCGGCATCGGCGGCGTGCACTACACGTTCGTCTCCGAGGGCAGCACCGCGATCGCCGCGCTCCAGAACGGCGAGATCGACTGGACGGACTCCATCCCGGCGCAGCAGCTCGAGCAGCTCCGGGGCACCGAGGGCGTCGAGGTCGGCACGTCGCCGTCGAACGACTACTGGTACCTCGCCCTGAACGAGGCGAACGCCCCGTGGGACAGCGTCGCCGCGCGGCAGGCCGTCGCGTACGCGATCGACCGCGAGTCGATCCTCCAGGCCGTGTCCTACGGCACCGCGGAGGAGAACCAGCTCGCGATCCCCGAGGACTCGGTCTGGTACACGGAGTACGACGAGTACGACCTGGACCTCGACCGGGCGCGCGAGCTGCTCGCCGAGGCCGGCGTCACCACGCCGCTGACGCTCGACTTCCTGGCGACGTCCGACTACCCGGAGACCGTCACGGCGGCGCAGATCATCGCGAGCAACCTCGAGCCGCTCGGCATCACGGTCGACATCCGCACGGTGGACTTCGCCACGTGGCTCGACGAGCAGAACACCGGCAGCTTCGACCTGCTGATGATGGGCTGGCTCGGCAACATCGACCCGGACGACTTCTACTACGCCCAGCACCACAGCGACGGCGGGTCCAACGCCCAGGGCTACTCCAACCCCGAGGTGGACGCGCTGCTGGACGCGGGCCGCGTCGAGACCGACGACGACGCGCGCCAGGAGCTGTACGCGCAGGCGGCGACGACCATCGCGGACGAGGCCAGCTACATCTACCTCTACAACCCGTCGGTCGTGCAGGCGTGGAGCACGGACCTGCAGGACTACACGGCGCGGTCCGACCGGGCGATCCGGTTCCGGGACGTGACCCTGGCGGGCTCGTGACGCACCCCCCGCGGGGGACGGGGGTGCGCCCGTGACGGGGTCGGGCGCGCTCCGGTTCCTGGCGCGCCGGGTGCTGCACTCGGCCGTCGTGCTGCTCGGCGTGATGGTCGTGGTGTTCGCCCTGGTGCACCTGGTGCCGGGCGACCCCGTGCGCATCGCGCTCGGCACGCGCTACACCGAGGAGTCGTACCAGGCGCTGCGGGCGGCCAGCGGTCTCGACCGGCCGCTGCTCGAGCAGTTCGTCTCGTACGTCGGCCACGCGCTCACCGGCGACCTCGGCGTGAGCTTCCGGTCGGGCGAGCCCGTGACGACCACGCTGCTGCAGCGGCTGCCCGCCACGGTGTCCCTCGCCGTCGTCGGGCTGCTCGTCGCCCTGGCGATCTCCCTGCCCGCGGGCATCTGGTCGGGGCTGCACGAGGGGCGGCTGTCCGACGCCGTCGTGCGGGTGACCAGCCAGGCGGGCGTCTCGGTCCCGGACTTCTGGCTCGGCCAGATGCTCATCCTGGTGGTCGCGATGACGCTCGGGCTGCTGCCGACGTCCGGGTACGTGGCGCTGTCGCAGGACCCCGCCGGGTGGGCGCGGCACGTGCTGCTGCCCGGGCTGACGGTGGGCCTGGTGGCCGCCGCCATCATGACCCGCTACATCCGCACCGCCGTGCTGGAGGTCGCGCACGCGGGCCACGTCCGCACCGCGCGGTCCAAGGGCCTGCCCCCGCGGGTCGTCACCGGCCGGCACGTCGTGCGCAACGCGATGATCCCCATCCTCACGATCACCGGCATCCAGCTCGCGACGATCCTCGGCGGCGTCATCGTCGTCGAGGTCGTGTTCGCCTGGCCCGGGCTGGGGCGCCTGGTGTTCGACGCGGTCGCCGCGCGCGACTACGCGCTGGTGCAGGGCGCGGTGCTGCTGATCGCGGTGCTGTTCCTGGTGGTGAACCTGGTGGTGGACGTCCTGTACTCCGTCGTCGACCCGAGGATCCGGCTCTCATGACGACCGACGCCCGGCAGGACCCCGTGACGCCCGGGACGCCCGGCTCCCCGCCGACGGCAGCGACCACGACCGCCGCCCCCGTGGCCCGCTGGCGGCTGCTGCTCGGGAACCCGGTCAACCTGGTCAGCGCCCTGGTGCTGCTCGTCGTGCTCGTCGTCGCGGTGCTCGGCGCGCGCCTCGCGCCGTACGGCGTCAACGCAGTCGACGTCCCCGCGGCGCTCCAGGGGCCGTCGGGGGACCACCTGTTCGGCACCGACGACCTGGGGCGCGACGTGTTCTCGCGCGTGCTGGTCGCCACGGGCGTCTCGCTGCAGGTGGCGCTCGCGGCCGTGGCGTTCGCGCTCGTCGTGGGCGTCGGCCTCGGCGTCGTGTCCGGGTACGCGGGCGGCTGGCTCGACACGGTGCTCATGCGCGTCGTCGACGTGATGTTCGCGTTCCCCGTCATGCTGCTGGCGCTCGCGATCGTGGCCGTGCTCGGCCCGGGCCTGACGACCACGCAGCTGGCCATCGGCATCGTCTACACGCCGATCTTCGCGCGCGTCGCCCGCGCGGCCGCGCTGTCCGTGCGGGTCGAGCCGTACGTGCAGGTGTCGCGCACCATGGGCACCGG
This is a stretch of genomic DNA from Cellulomonas sp. ES6. It encodes these proteins:
- a CDS encoding DUF1028 domain-containing protein codes for the protein MTYTILVAQPGLLGAATASRSLAAGNAVLAVAPHAGVTVSQAWTNRRLRGLLLGALADGESPAAAVARVPDWDEEPELRQVAALTPDGRGAHRTGASCTAWAGGLVAPGVVVVGNLLTGPEVLDAMLAAWTSGTGVPAQAPALEPELAEALTETFDAPVVSPVDPALALAHRLAAALRAGEAAGGDRRGRQSAALQVARTTSERIWPPQLAVDLRVDDGERPVDELERLLALPGASSPAA
- a CDS encoding ABC transporter substrate-binding protein, whose protein sequence is MRRPPARRALTAGVAGAAAGMLLLSACSAGESVDLDGADGDATGASDLPVLRAAIAGEPDQLDPQSTSSYFAFQVLENVFDTLVEPDENLEMQPALAESWEVSDDQLTWTFHLRDGVTFHDGSDFTAEDVVYSYDRIVDEELSNAWKFAAVADVAAVDDLTVDITVSQPTPNLLSNLGGFKGMAIVEQGNVESGDITTAPIGTGPFSLASYSPGESIDLVANPDYWGGAPGIGGVHYTFVSEGSTAIAALQNGEIDWTDSIPAQQLEQLRGTEGVEVGTSPSNDYWYLALNEANAPWDSVAARQAVAYAIDRESILQAVSYGTAEENQLAIPEDSVWYTEYDEYDLDLDRARELLAEAGVTTPLTLDFLATSDYPETVTAAQIIASNLEPLGITVDIRTVDFATWLDEQNTGSFDLLMMGWLGNIDPDDFYYAQHHSDGGSNAQGYSNPEVDALLDAGRVETDDDARQELYAQAATTIADEASYIYLYNPSVVQAWSTDLQDYTARSDRAIRFRDVTLAGS
- a CDS encoding ABC transporter permease, coding for MTGSGALRFLARRVLHSAVVLLGVMVVVFALVHLVPGDPVRIALGTRYTEESYQALRAASGLDRPLLEQFVSYVGHALTGDLGVSFRSGEPVTTTLLQRLPATVSLAVVGLLVALAISLPAGIWSGLHEGRLSDAVVRVTSQAGVSVPDFWLGQMLILVVAMTLGLLPTSGYVALSQDPAGWARHVLLPGLTVGLVAAAIMTRYIRTAVLEVAHAGHVRTARSKGLPPRVVTGRHVVRNAMIPILTITGIQLATILGGVIVVEVVFAWPGLGRLVFDAVAARDYALVQGAVLLIAVLFLVVNLVVDVLYSVVDPRIRLS
- a CDS encoding ABC transporter permease; protein product: MTTDARQDPVTPGTPGSPPTAATTTAAPVARWRLLLGNPVNLVSALVLLVVLVVAVLGARLAPYGVNAVDVPAALQGPSGDHLFGTDDLGRDVFSRVLVATGVSLQVALAAVAFALVVGVGLGVVSGYAGGWLDTVLMRVVDVMFAFPVMLLALAIVAVLGPGLTTTQLAIGIVYTPIFARVARAAALSVRVEPYVQVSRTMGTGHVEILRRHVLPGVSGPVIVQTSLSVAFAILSEAALSFLGLGVQPPQPSWGRMLYDAQGFLGSAWWMALFPGLAIFVTVLALNLLGDGLRDVLDPRQRTLLQTRRLVRRSRR